The DNA sequence ATTCAAGGACGGCTGGCGCAGGGTGGTGCCATCTCCTGATCCAAAAGAGATAGTTGAAGAGCCTGTCATAGAATACCTGCTTCATAATGGAAATCTACCCATAGCGGTTGGCGGTGGTGGGATTCCTGTCGTCTACAGAAATGGTGTCATGTATGGCATAGACGCAGTAATAGATAAGGATCTGGCATCATCCGTTCTAGCCACTGCAATAGGTGCAGATTTCTTCATGATACTGACAGATGTTGATCATGTCTTCGTAAACTACGGAAAACCCGATCAGAGATCGCTTCACGAGGTACGGGTTGATGAAATTGAAAAATACCTTAAAGATGGACAGTTCGGGGAGGGCAGCATGAAGCCCAAGGTCATGGCGGCGATCAGGTTCATAAGGAACGGCGGCAAGAAGGCATTCATAACATCCATAGAGAACAGTGTCAATGCGCTTTCAGGCGGAAGCGGGACGGTCATTGTACGATGACGAAGTCCCTGCCATCCTTTTTCATTCTTCCGAAAACAACGAAATCGTTCAGTATCTCCTCTATGTTCAGAGATGAGACGTCGAGATCGTAATCTTCCTTCAGTATGTCTATGACCTCGTCAGGATTGACCTTATCGGTGAGTGATTTCCTTATCAGATTGTTGAGGTCTTCATAAACGTTCCATGGGAATATGAACCATGCCCAGTTCTTCTCGGTTATGAGATCCGAGTAATAATCTGGAACGAATTTAGATCTGCTTATGTGTAGCATTGTTGCGCTCCTCAACTCCTTCGGCTTGAGGGATTTGACATACTCATAAGCGAGGCCCATACTTTCTCCGGTATCTGTAATATCATCAACAACAAGCACATTCTTGCCAGATAGATCGGTGCTAATCTTGGTTTTCAACACAGCTTCTCCATCCTTTGTTGCGGTTATGCCCCAGTGCTCCGTTTTCACGCTGAGCAGATCCTTGACCCAGAGCCTGTCGGAAAGGATTCTTGCTGGTACCAGACCTCCCCTCGCAATGCCTATGATCGTATCAACCTGAAATGATGCCTGTACCTTTCTGCTGATGTTTCCACACCACCTGTCTATGTCAGCCCAACTGACAAGGGTGGCCTTGAACTTGTTAGCCATGATATCGTGATTATGTGAATGCGTTTAATTCTTTTTGTCTGCATGGTCAGAGGCTTTGCTGCATACGGCGGATGCTATTAGATTAGCTATCCTGACTGCGTCTGCATTCGTATACCATCTCATAGTTCGAACTGCGCGATCCATGCTGACCCATTCATATGCATCATGTTCCCTGTCAACATTGTTGGATATATCGATGGGACATGAATCCCTTACACGTATGGCATAAACATACTCTATGAAATCCATCTCATGGGCTCTGAATCTGAAGGCCATGATCCTGTGAGCGATATGCATTATGCAATCGCTGCCTATACCAGTTTCCTCTCGAATCTCCCTCAAGAGTGCCCTGCCCAGATCCTCACCTGGCTCCACATTTCCGGTGACATTCTGCCAGAAATCGCCGTGTTCCTTATTTCTGTGCAGTATCAGGAATTCAGGCCATTTTCCGCATCTGTAGATAACCGCCTGTACCTTAACGCCCGTTCTTGTGCTTGACATAGCTGCGTTAAATCATGGCATCTAAAAAGGTTTACCGAACTTCGAATGTGCATTCTGGAGTTCTGATCCATCAGACTAAGGGTTTGGGTTTCTCCAGTTCAGCCGTATCAGCAATATCTATAAATCATGTCTAACATTACATGACCGTGTCGATCGAAGCCGTTGATATGGTTATTCCTCCTGAAGCC is a window from the Thermoplasma sp. Kam2015 genome containing:
- the arcC gene encoding carbamate kinase codes for the protein MSRIVIALGGNALLQNGEKRDYETQYDHAYRTFENLKSVTENNEAVITHGNGPQVGDIQQSHDISGIQAHLHQSVAMSQGYIGEILANAYNNIRTKYGLRKNIFTIITRTVVDEDDPAFSNPEKPIGRYYSDGELGEARKNGWTMKKFKDGWRRVVPSPDPKEIVEEPVIEYLLHNGNLPIAVGGGGIPVVYRNGVMYGIDAVIDKDLASSVLATAIGADFFMILTDVDHVFVNYGKPDQRSLHEVRVDEIEKYLKDGQFGEGSMKPKVMAAIRFIRNGGKKAFITSIENSVNALSGGSGTVIVR
- a CDS encoding NUDIX pyrophosphatase, giving the protein MSSTRTGVKVQAVIYRCGKWPEFLILHRNKEHGDFWQNVTGNVEPGEDLGRALLREIREETGIGSDCIMHIAHRIMAFRFRAHEMDFIEYVYAIRVRDSCPIDISNNVDREHDAYEWVSMDRAVRTMRWYTNADAVRIANLIASAVCSKASDHADKKN
- a CDS encoding phosphoribosyltransferase, yielding MANKFKATLVSWADIDRWCGNISRKVQASFQVDTIIGIARGGLVPARILSDRLWVKDLLSVKTEHWGITATKDGEAVLKTKISTDLSGKNVLVVDDITDTGESMGLAYEYVKSLKPKELRSATMLHISRSKFVPDYYSDLITEKNWAWFIFPWNVYEDLNNLIRKSLTDKVNPDEVIDILKEDYDLDVSSLNIEEILNDFVVFGRMKKDGRDFVIVQ